The following are encoded together in the Anabrus simplex isolate iqAnaSimp1 chromosome 5, ASM4041472v1, whole genome shotgun sequence genome:
- the LOC137500956 gene encoding uncharacterized protein translates to MRESFPGTLRLHAAKRLDDATRNYKLRPPGHIRVILGPRGCGNESSYCVLVLRTTLCLQATSTACTAISAKIYPSIKSERGFDSIIAQKPQPGAEANTTTGIDPGTLGAPDQHNIEEDTFRLQRELYEDATPARMSPSGQQYLMQARQSIRMW, encoded by the exons atgcgggaaagtttcccgggcacgctaagattgcacgcagccaagcggcttgatgacgcgacccggaattataaattaaggccgccagggcatatcagagtcattcttggaccgagaggctgtgggaacgagtcgtcatactgcgtgttggtgctgagaacgacgctttgtcttcaagctacatcgactgcctgtactgctatttctgcaaagat ttaccccagcatcaagtcagaacgagggtttgacagcatcattgcacagaagccacaaccaggagctgaagccaacacaacaacgggcatcgatccaggaacgttgggagcacctgaccagcacaacatcgaagaggacaccttccgactacagagggagctgtacgaagacgctacaccagcaagaatgtctccaagtggtcaacagtatctgatgcaagcccggcagtctatcagaatgtggtag